One Triplophysa rosa unplaced genomic scaffold, Trosa_1v2 scaffold395, whole genome shotgun sequence DNA segment encodes these proteins:
- the alg11 gene encoding GDP-Man:Man(3)GlcNAc(2)-PP-Dol alpha-1,2-mannosyltransferase: MSEQEHLSTCLCDLFRLLWSLLVPCIYLSLAFTAILFLLITGVRTWFHMKRKTRKAQDSQLTVAFFHPYCNAGGGGERVLWCALRTLQNRYQNVSFVVYTGDQGVTTEQILDGARRHFNIRLPRAVKFVFLKHRQLVDAKLYPYFTLLGQSLGSMFLGWEALTKFVPDLFIDSMGYAFTLPVFRYLAGCHVVSYVHYPTISTDMLSVIRERNPRFNNAEYISSNPVLSIIKLIYYCVFALFYGLSGSCSDVIMVNSTWTLDHILALWHAPHRTSVVYPPCDVQAFLKVPLTEDNELKKDKKCHSIVSVGQFRPEKNHQLQIRAFKKLLDRMQTESADQETVKLVLIGGCRHEDDEIRVLMLRGLCQELGVANRVEFKLNISFEELKKEITDATIGLHTMWNEHFGIGVVECMAAGTIILAHKSGGPKSDIVVPYDGGPTGFLADDEDSYADTMEKILSLTPATQMEIRRRARSSVTRFSDQEFENSFLAAMEHLMATRGQ, from the exons ATGTCGGAGCAGGAACATCTGTCCACATGTCTTTGCGATTTATTTAG GCTGCTGTGGTCTCTACTGGTACCATGCATCTATCTGAGTCTTGCATTCACAGCCATCCTCTTTCTCCTTATCACTGGAGTGAGAACCTGGTTTCATATGAAAAGAAAAACCAGGAAAGCTCAGGATAGCCAGCTGACCGTTGCGTTCTTTCACCCATACTGCAAtgctggaggaggaggagagagagtaCTTTGGTGTGCTTTACGCACACTTCAAAACAG GTACCAGAATGTTTCGTTTGTGGTCTACACAGGAGATCAGGGTGTAACAACAGAACAAATCTTAGATGGAGCAAGACGGCACTTCAATATCAGACTCCCCCGAGCTGTTAAGTTTGTGTTCCTGAAACATCGTCAACTAGTGGATGCGAAACTTTACCCATACTTTACTCTTCTAGGGCAGAGCCTGGGGTCAATGTTCTTGGGATGGGAAGCCTTGACTAAGTTTGTCCCAGACCTCTTCATTGACTCAATGGGCTATGCCTTTACATTACCTGTGTTCCGATACCTTGCTGGTTGTCATGTGGTAAGCTACGTGCATTACCCCACCATCAGCACTGATATGCTGTCTGTAATTCGTGAAAGAAACCCAAG GTTCAATAATGCAGAATACATCTCCAGTAATCCTGTTCTGAGCATCATCAAATTGATTTACTATTGTGTCTTCGCACTATTCTATGGCTTGTCTGGCTCCTGTAGTGATGTGATCATGGTAAATTCCACTTGGACGTTAGATCACATTCTGGCTCTGTGGCATGCTCCTCACCGCACCAGTGTGGTCTACCCACCATGCGATGTCCAAGCCTTTCTTAAAGTCCCTCTAACAGAAGACAATGAgttgaaaaaagacaaaaagtgtCACTCTATAGTCTCAGTGGGTCAGTTCAGGCCTGAGAAGAACCATCAGCTGCAAATCAGGGCTTTCAAAAAACTATTGGACAGGATGCagacagaatctgctgatcaaGAGACTGTGAAACTCGTTTTGATTGGTGGATGTCGTCATGAGGATGATGAAATCAGGGTATTGATGCTGAGAGGATTGTGTCAGGAGCTAGGTGTGGCGAACAGGGTGGAGTTTAAACTGAATATTTCTTTTGAGGAACTGAAGAAAGAAATAACAGATGCCACCATCGGGTTGCACACAATGTGGAATGAACATTTTGGTATTG GTGTGGTGGAGTGCATGGCTGCAGGAACAATCATTCTTGCTCACAAATCTGGTGGTCCAAAGTCAGACATCGTAGTACCATATGATGGTGGTCCAACGGGCTTTCTGGCAGATGATGAAGACAGTTATGCAGACACCATGGAAAAAATCCTTTCTCTGACTCCAGCTACTCAGATGGAGATTCGACGGCGGGCACGTTCATCTGTCACCCGCTTCTCAGACCAAGAGTTTGAAAACTCCTTTCTTGCTGCCATGGAACATCTGATGGCTACACGAGGGCAGTGA